The Raphanus sativus cultivar WK10039 unplaced genomic scaffold, ASM80110v3 Scaffold3593, whole genome shotgun sequence DNA segment TTGGGGACAGGATTGAACGGCTGGAGAAGATCTCTGCACGCCATGTAAAACAGAACAAGCGCGTACAAAGCCACCGTGTAGGATATGGTGTAGATGATGGTAAGATAGAGATACGCCTGGTCAGGGTTAAAGTTCCCATCCTTGTACTTCCCTTTTGCGTAGAGCACAAGTGTTACAGCCACTAGGATAGGCTTCAGGATCACAAATTGCAGACAACCTTGCTTGCATCTCCTAATAAAACGCCTgcatccaaaaaaaaagacaccaTGATGTTCTTATCAATAGATGTCAGCTTAAGAGGGTTGTGTAATGTTCAATTGGAGGAAACTTTACCCGTCCAATGTCAATGGAGGGAAGCAACAAGTCATGAGACACCATGATGGTTGTAGAGAGCGACCGCTTAAACTAAGAACCACTGCTCCTGGACCACCAACCCAAGCCAAACACAGTGATAGGAAGTTGTAAATGACCCAAGCTTCAtaactgaaaacaccaaaaaagaAAGTCATTAGAGATATATAAATGTCACAAAAGCCTATTTGCCATTATAATGTAATTATTACTCACACTTCTCGTATGGAATCAAAGTATATGGAGCTTGTAGGGAGGACAAGAGACAAGAATGACATGAAGGCATAAACCTGAGAAGCAAACCAATCAAGAACATGTTAAGAACTAAAAAACAATGGCACAAGAGGTTAGAGATGCTTGAGGAGAAGACTAACCGGGACCATGAAGACGATGCGTACGATGTATCTCTGGTAAGTTGGCTCAGTGTAGTTCAAGAGATGCCTGTAGATGTGAAATATCGCCAAGGCAATGGCTCCAACAGTGCATAGAAACGCCACGATGTTGAGATAAAACGGTATCGTATCCGCCATTTTTTCTGCAAAacgaacaaaagaaaaaaaaaacgtaaattGAAAGAAACTATTCAAAAAACTATGTAATCAAAGCAAAAGGGTATACAAACCTGACCTCCTAAGACGGATCTGTGAAGAAGAAGTTGAGATTTTCCGCAAAAGGGTTTGGTGAAAATCGAGATCCGACCGTAAAGGCGGTAACTTTTCGTGGTGGGTTTTGATGATTCGTATGAGGGAAGTAGCAGAAATGATTACGGATCCGTGATTGGGAAGAACCCTAAATCAGCAAAGTTGGTAACTTTTCGTGGTGGGTTTTGATGATTTCGTGTGAAATCGAAGATCGGGGAAGAGAGCAATGTAAACCCTAAATTGAGGAAGAGAGAGGAGTTTGATTGTGGATTAGGAGATGAGGGTTTTGATAAGCCTTTTCCTTTCTGCTTCCTTCCTTGGGGAAGGAGCAAGCTTTAGGGAGGAGATGGGCTTTCACAGCGAAGCTAATCTAAAAGAGATTAAATTGAAGATTTTTAGATCAGCAACGAGTTAGAATCCCAATCAACGTCCATCTAATCCAGCCTGTGTACTCCAAActctaaattattattattttgtaacgttttctttttaattttatttttggaataatctatttttttctccttAATAATTCAATCACAAGGTCTTTACCTAATCtgatgatttaaaatataaatagacaaGCTTCATGATATCATAAACAATACTACAATATCATTTGTCGGCAATGCCAGAGCTTACCTGGTACCAAATGCTAGAGAAAGAGTTCCTTATTTGTATTTTGGCATGCCAGAGCTTACTTGGTTTGGGTACGTCTTACCTGGTACCAGTGCTTACCTGGTACCAAATGCTAAAGAAAGAGTTGGCTCGTTTTCTTTTTGGATATGTCTTTCTGGTTTAGTAATTAACTGtctacaatattatttttatatttaatctttGTGCTGGTTaatttgaaatgattttttagaaataattttat contains these protein-coding regions:
- the LOC130506724 gene encoding uncharacterized protein LOC130506724, which gives rise to MADTIPFYLNIVAFLCTVGAIALAIFHIYRHLLNYTEPTYQRYIVRIVFMVPVYAFMSFLSLVLPTSSIYFDSIREVYEAWVIYNFLSLCLAWVGGPGAVVLSLSGRSLQPSWCLMTCCFPPLTLDGRFIRRCKQGCLQFVILKPILVAVTLVLYAKGKYKDGNFNPDQAYLYLTIIYTISYTVALYALVLFYMACRDLLQPFNPV